A stretch of the bacterium genome encodes the following:
- a CDS encoding DUF2029 domain-containing protein translates to MKRLLPWVLLVIAAAQFLIVALPPGNDDLISIQSLALDFDGSNTRLLYPGKNFALNDPWIAHHETNLRRLGGSGEPNWCFYPPLIPYLLSPVAGVSAETWRIVWGMMQLVFVVLYALLIRRLLQSIRPCGYSCTVIVFALVLGSFPLARSLELGQTSLLVAVLLWAGIIAALTGRTIWRRTAVGVAAVLKPFLLLVEVPEIAERKFTRATASLAVWFGLMLLALILLGWTVHRSYLDFLVTLGSSQTAYSGNQSLLAGVMRLFSDWPVTDYGFGQERGWLVLGRFISVVVLAVAAWAQFRGMADVISSVGLWLSAALIALPISWEHHLLLLLPVIAWLWATTDDRPSRLFLGVATLLLSVCWTPLYGEDGIRRMAASLPLFGNVVLFVLLIHTRVRGAKAAPRPA, encoded by the coding sequence ATGAAAAGACTTCTCCCGTGGGTGCTCCTGGTGATCGCAGCGGCCCAATTCCTGATCGTGGCGCTGCCCCCCGGCAATGACGATCTGATCTCAATTCAGTCGCTCGCTCTCGATTTCGACGGGAGCAATACGAGACTTCTGTATCCCGGCAAAAACTTCGCGCTCAACGATCCGTGGATTGCTCACCACGAAACCAATCTCCGGCGACTGGGTGGGTCCGGCGAGCCGAATTGGTGTTTCTATCCGCCGTTGATTCCGTATTTGTTGTCTCCGGTGGCGGGAGTTTCGGCGGAAACGTGGCGGATCGTCTGGGGGATGATGCAGCTCGTTTTTGTGGTGTTGTACGCGCTGCTCATTCGACGATTGCTTCAGAGTATTCGACCCTGCGGATATTCATGCACGGTGATCGTGTTCGCATTGGTGCTCGGCAGCTTTCCGCTCGCGCGATCCCTGGAGCTCGGTCAAACCAGCCTGCTCGTTGCCGTTCTATTATGGGCGGGAATCATCGCTGCGTTGACCGGCCGAACGATCTGGCGACGCACTGCGGTTGGGGTTGCGGCGGTCTTGAAGCCGTTCCTGTTGCTCGTTGAAGTTCCCGAGATTGCCGAGCGGAAATTTACGCGCGCAACAGCATCACTCGCCGTGTGGTTTGGCCTCATGCTGCTGGCGCTGATCCTTCTCGGCTGGACGGTTCACCGCAGCTACCTGGATTTTCTCGTCACTCTCGGTTCTTCACAGACCGCCTACTCGGGAAATCAGAGCTTGCTGGCGGGTGTAATGCGACTCTTTTCTGACTGGCCCGTCACGGATTATGGTTTCGGGCAGGAACGGGGTTGGCTGGTTCTGGGCCGCTTCATTTCCGTTGTAGTTTTGGCCGTTGCCGCGTGGGCGCAATTTCGCGGCATGGCGGATGTGATCTCATCGGTCGGCCTCTGGCTTTCAGCGGCGCTCATCGCTTTGCCGATCTCGTGGGAGCATCATCTGCTGTTGCTTTTGCCGGTCATCGCCTGGCTCTGGGCGACGACGGATGATCGGCCGAGCCGTTTGTTTCTGGGCGTGGCCACGCTTCTCCTGAGCGTGTGCTGGACGCCCCTCTACGGAGAGGACGGAATTCGTCGCATGGCGGCCAGTCTCCCGCTATTCGGGAATGTGGTTCTTTTCGTGTTGTTGATTCATACTCGCGTTCGTGGTGCGAAGGCGGCGCCGCGTCCCGCTTG